From a single Arachnia propionica genomic region:
- a CDS encoding DUF5719 family protein — MRRVIETLVGFAILTGVVIGITALTPAELPRVTTVEAIRSTKVVCVPAAAGATVMVDSTTTVTPLGGATTQTNRAVLTGQETSVVAEGTDDPMGSTIAGTDGVRTLTQCVKPASRGVIALPATADTQLKIVNPDASEAAIDLTLYGAEGEIQSLGARGITLAAYEERVIALSVLTKKATPVGVSFQASRGRAAVMAITQTQSSGTAAGPSQLGTSHLLPGIPARATSSVVVLANPGETRITANLTAYGTTPAYHPQGGENISVPPHASVSVSLENALLGEASAIQVNSDAPVMAGMAFTLGDSAQVAPVAAGTSLGAFTPAGGTLQLTNPGELDMQATVTATGADGAEERTTVTVGAGQTVVHKVPTATEQGQRIVVNSDQPLFGAVVSSGDTGSWAAPLESMTGGETPPLAAELDPGLH, encoded by the coding sequence ATGCGACGCGTGATCGAGACGCTGGTGGGATTCGCGATTCTGACCGGTGTCGTCATCGGGATAACCGCCCTGACCCCGGCTGAACTACCGCGTGTCACCACAGTCGAGGCGATTCGCTCCACAAAGGTAGTGTGCGTACCTGCTGCTGCAGGTGCGACCGTGATGGTGGACAGCACCACCACGGTCACCCCTTTGGGTGGGGCGACCACGCAGACGAACCGTGCCGTGCTCACGGGGCAGGAGACCTCCGTGGTTGCCGAGGGAACCGATGATCCCATGGGTAGCACAATCGCTGGAACTGACGGAGTGCGGACCCTGACCCAGTGCGTGAAGCCTGCTTCCCGAGGTGTGATCGCGCTTCCCGCGACGGCGGACACACAGCTCAAGATTGTCAACCCGGACGCATCCGAGGCGGCGATCGACCTCACTCTCTACGGCGCGGAAGGCGAGATCCAGTCATTGGGGGCAAGGGGGATTACGCTCGCAGCCTACGAGGAGCGTGTCATCGCCTTGTCAGTTCTGACCAAGAAGGCGACTCCGGTCGGGGTGTCATTCCAGGCCAGCCGGGGGCGGGCCGCGGTAATGGCGATCACCCAGACCCAGAGCAGCGGAACCGCAGCCGGGCCTTCCCAACTGGGAACCTCCCATCTGCTTCCCGGGATACCGGCCAGGGCAACCAGCTCCGTGGTCGTGCTCGCCAATCCTGGCGAGACGCGGATCACCGCCAACCTGACGGCCTACGGAACCACTCCCGCCTACCACCCCCAAGGCGGCGAGAACATCAGCGTCCCACCGCATGCAAGTGTCTCGGTGTCCCTCGAGAATGCACTGCTGGGTGAGGCATCGGCCATACAAGTGAACTCCGACGCACCTGTGATGGCCGGCATGGCTTTCACCCTGGGGGATTCCGCGCAGGTGGCTCCAGTCGCGGCGGGAACATCACTGGGTGCCTTCACCCCAGCCGGCGGGACATTGCAATTGACGAATCCGGGAGAGCTCGACATGCAGGCCACGGTCACGGCTACTGGTGCTGACGGAGCTGAGGAGAGAACAACAGTAACGGTGGGAGCCGGACAGACCGTCGTCCACAAGGTCCCCACCGCTACGGAACAGGGGCAACGGATCGTGGTCAACTCCGATCAGCCGTTGTTCGGAGCCGTCGTCTCCTCCGGAGACACAGGGTCCTGGGCGGCCCCCCTGGAATCGATGACCGGGGGAGAAACTCCGCCGCTGGCGGCCGAACTTGACCCCGGGCTGCACTGA
- a CDS encoding glycosyltransferase family 2 protein, whose translation MPVRNEEPHLEAAVGRVLAQGYGGELEVVIAVGPSSDRTREIADSLAAADGRIVVVDNPTGFTPAGLNLAIEAASHEIIVRVDGHAELCPGYITTAVETLRATGAANVGGLMDAQGRTPFEQAVAAAYNSHVGLGGGGFHLADTPAGPADTVFLGVFRRDALNEVGGFDESLHRAQDWELNHRLRRAGHLVWFTPELRVIYRPRSSLRALAKQFYLTGRWRREVIRRHPDTANLRYLAPPAVVLGTSIGLGAGMTGVWLRRPWLAAMLLFPVLYLGFLVFATLTMRGVPAAARLRLPVVLATMHMAWGAGFLKGLPRHG comes from the coding sequence ATGCCCGTCCGCAACGAGGAACCGCACCTGGAGGCCGCCGTCGGGCGTGTTCTGGCCCAGGGATATGGGGGAGAACTCGAGGTGGTGATCGCGGTGGGCCCAAGCAGTGATCGCACCCGGGAGATCGCCGATTCCTTGGCGGCAGCCGATGGCCGGATCGTCGTGGTGGACAACCCAACGGGTTTCACCCCGGCCGGCCTCAACCTGGCTATCGAGGCGGCCAGCCATGAGATCATCGTCCGCGTCGACGGCCATGCCGAGCTGTGCCCGGGATACATCACCACCGCGGTGGAAACCCTCCGGGCGACGGGCGCAGCCAACGTTGGCGGCCTGATGGACGCCCAGGGACGTACCCCCTTTGAACAAGCTGTTGCGGCAGCCTACAACTCGCATGTGGGACTCGGGGGCGGCGGGTTCCACCTTGCCGACACACCGGCGGGGCCGGCGGACACCGTCTTCCTGGGAGTTTTCCGCCGCGACGCCTTGAACGAGGTCGGTGGTTTCGATGAATCCCTGCACCGCGCCCAGGACTGGGAGCTCAATCACCGGCTCCGTCGTGCCGGCCACCTGGTGTGGTTCACCCCGGAGCTGAGGGTCATCTACCGTCCCCGTTCCAGCCTGCGAGCCCTGGCGAAGCAGTTCTACCTTACAGGAAGGTGGCGACGGGAGGTCATCAGACGACACCCCGATACCGCGAACCTCCGCTACCTCGCTCCACCTGCCGTAGTCCTGGGCACGAGTATTGGTCTGGGGGCCGGAATGACCGGGGTGTGGCTGCGCCGGCCCTGGCTGGCCGCCATGCTTCTTTTCCCGGTGCTGTACCTGGGTTTCCTTGTCTTCGCGACCCTGACCATGCGCGGTGTGCCGGCGGCAGCGCGACTCCGCTTGCCCGTGGTGTTGGCAACCATGCACATGGCCTGGGGAGCTGGGTTCCTCAAGGGGCTTCCTCGACACGGGTGA
- a CDS encoding WhiB family transcriptional regulator, with product MDDIWTLGVNAEDEFAWHQHALCAQTDPEAFFPEKGGSTREAKRVCSSCTVRAECLEYALANDERFGIWGGLSERERRKLKRQAI from the coding sequence ATGGACGACATCTGGACGTTGGGGGTGAACGCCGAAGATGAATTCGCTTGGCACCAACATGCATTGTGTGCACAGACGGATCCTGAGGCATTTTTCCCGGAGAAGGGGGGGTCAACCCGCGAGGCGAAGCGCGTGTGCTCAAGTTGCACGGTTCGCGCTGAATGCTTGGAGTACGCGTTGGCCAATGATGAACGTTTCGGGATTTGGGGTGGACTGTCGGAGCGTGAGCGGCGAAAACTGAAGCGCCAGGCCATCTGA
- a CDS encoding glycosyltransferase family 2 protein yields MADNLWAWIDEESDPEPVEAIDSRMVAAVMVVHNAEEWLPRQLRTLAALNPRPAMLVAVDNGSTDSSLHLLEKARASGIISGVIDGDKNLGFGAAVAAAIPPDAPWIWLLHDDSAPRPNALGQLLHGAARTGAAVLYPKLLQPRRRNYPETLAEIGQSITRTGRRVAIVDNGDIDQGQEVSEPVLGGSTAGMLIRGDVWRQLGGLAPELPLHRDGVDFGWRANEAGYKVVTWPEAALTHRQSGRTGERRGALAREAHEIDRLAALRVAAARGVKPASIARLVLGSWFRALGFLLAKSPRLAGAELRAARRFASTRPQVKSLAARSIGNEDVSRLLPRRYWSVRNALDRLGTDLADRYRDFTNQESGFSIDEMTGDDFAGGPSQRRFLAPLTILTLLLLVAGGVALRNLLGLGDVFGGGLLPAPENIGKAWDAALSPTAGIAGSDAPWLMIGALLSTLSFGSPQLLVFLALGLAPLLAGLSAHAFLRRFEVPRTTSAIAAGTWAGAVILLGLVTAGDAAGMLLAIVLPQLASSIQRMAVDDSLGAERLRAPASTAAWLLVGSTAWPVLLILGILGGIIWVIRDRFVWLPVLITLVLPTIFLAPWIPSLVTHPSRLLTGPDPLAWPAWTPASLATLFGRILPSGLPLWANIAFFAVLGVAAGYAICTVRSTRIRLLSIAGIGLPLIAGVVLSRIALPVNGGEARALLSGWALLTVAGLLAPVVAMRLRDEKARVDLRVLLACLTTVSLLAAGVWAVIGFAGPVSNHPSELGFARGVVVSERQTRVLMIETKPDGGLRWNVVDSSQPGWGTAERNLAGAFHDEFAALVQLLGGGDAPENLTDRLQDLGVSHVWMKGFSPEQLAAVGNAAGLTRSSVDGGTVIWTVVELPSRVHIIDENGSRAILDGTVTAAATERRLVLAEPPDDRWRVRIDGQELTPLPGSEKVTFVVPTGLEGKVTWGMTPTWWMVGLQVGVVVLIIGLAAPTIGGSSGARRGLED; encoded by the coding sequence ATGGCAGACAACCTCTGGGCCTGGATCGACGAAGAGTCGGATCCCGAGCCGGTTGAAGCGATAGATTCCCGCATGGTGGCCGCGGTGATGGTGGTTCACAACGCGGAGGAATGGCTGCCGCGTCAGCTACGAACTCTTGCTGCGTTGAATCCCCGCCCGGCGATGTTGGTGGCGGTCGACAATGGGTCAACCGACTCCTCCCTGCACCTGCTGGAGAAGGCTCGTGCATCGGGGATCATCAGCGGTGTCATTGATGGCGACAAAAACCTTGGCTTCGGTGCAGCGGTTGCCGCTGCGATACCTCCTGACGCGCCGTGGATCTGGTTGCTACACGACGATTCGGCTCCTCGCCCCAACGCGTTGGGGCAGCTGTTGCACGGAGCGGCCAGAACGGGGGCTGCAGTTCTGTACCCGAAGCTGCTCCAGCCACGTCGCCGCAACTATCCAGAGACGCTCGCCGAGATCGGGCAGTCGATCACTCGGACAGGCCGGCGCGTGGCCATCGTCGACAACGGGGATATCGACCAGGGACAAGAGGTCTCTGAACCCGTCCTTGGAGGCTCCACAGCTGGCATGCTGATCCGCGGCGACGTGTGGCGCCAACTCGGTGGCTTGGCGCCGGAACTGCCACTGCACCGCGACGGGGTGGACTTCGGGTGGCGTGCCAATGAAGCTGGGTACAAGGTCGTGACATGGCCAGAAGCCGCCCTGACTCATCGTCAATCTGGCAGGACAGGAGAGCGACGTGGCGCTCTTGCGCGGGAAGCACACGAGATCGACCGTCTCGCCGCTCTTCGCGTGGCGGCTGCCCGCGGCGTGAAACCGGCTTCGATCGCTCGGCTGGTTCTCGGGAGCTGGTTTCGCGCCCTCGGTTTCCTCCTGGCAAAGTCTCCCAGGCTCGCGGGGGCCGAGCTACGAGCCGCTCGCAGATTCGCATCAACCCGTCCCCAGGTGAAAAGCTTGGCAGCCCGGTCGATAGGCAATGAAGACGTTTCCCGGTTGCTTCCCAGACGTTACTGGTCCGTACGCAATGCGCTCGATCGACTGGGCACGGACCTGGCCGACCGCTACCGGGACTTCACGAACCAGGAATCCGGCTTCAGTATCGACGAAATGACGGGGGATGATTTCGCAGGGGGGCCTTCCCAACGCAGGTTCCTGGCTCCCCTGACGATCCTGACATTGTTGCTGCTGGTGGCTGGGGGAGTGGCCCTGCGAAATCTGCTCGGGCTTGGGGATGTCTTCGGCGGCGGCTTGCTCCCAGCGCCCGAGAACATCGGGAAGGCATGGGACGCCGCACTGAGCCCGACCGCCGGCATCGCGGGCTCCGATGCGCCGTGGCTCATGATCGGGGCCCTACTGTCCACTCTCTCGTTCGGTAGTCCGCAGTTGCTGGTTTTTCTGGCTCTGGGGTTGGCGCCTCTCCTGGCAGGCCTGTCCGCACACGCTTTCTTGCGTCGCTTCGAGGTGCCTCGTACCACGTCGGCGATTGCAGCAGGCACATGGGCGGGAGCCGTGATCCTGCTTGGCCTGGTGACGGCAGGCGATGCGGCGGGCATGCTGCTCGCAATCGTCCTGCCGCAGCTGGCCTCCTCCATCCAGCGGATGGCCGTCGACGACAGCCTCGGAGCCGAACGGCTCCGGGCACCCGCCAGCACAGCGGCCTGGTTGCTGGTCGGCTCCACCGCCTGGCCGGTGCTGCTGATCTTGGGGATTCTCGGCGGGATCATCTGGGTGATCCGGGATCGTTTCGTCTGGTTGCCGGTGCTGATTACACTCGTTCTTCCGACAATTTTCCTGGCTCCGTGGATTCCATCACTGGTCACCCATCCGAGCCGTCTTCTCACGGGACCCGACCCATTGGCCTGGCCCGCGTGGACACCGGCCTCGTTGGCCACTCTTTTCGGACGGATCCTGCCATCCGGGTTGCCGCTGTGGGCGAACATCGCTTTCTTTGCGGTCCTGGGAGTGGCGGCAGGCTACGCCATCTGCACAGTCCGGAGTACACGAATCCGTTTGCTCTCAATAGCTGGGATTGGGCTGCCGCTCATCGCAGGGGTAGTGCTCTCCCGGATTGCATTGCCGGTCAACGGTGGGGAGGCCCGAGCCCTGCTCTCGGGGTGGGCCCTGCTGACGGTGGCGGGTCTGCTCGCTCCGGTCGTCGCCATGAGGCTCCGGGACGAGAAGGCACGGGTGGATCTGCGTGTCCTGCTCGCCTGTCTCACCACGGTCTCGCTGCTGGCCGCTGGGGTTTGGGCCGTGATCGGTTTTGCAGGCCCCGTCTCCAACCATCCTTCCGAGCTTGGATTCGCCCGCGGCGTGGTGGTTTCGGAGCGTCAGACCCGGGTCCTGATGATTGAGACCAAACCTGACGGGGGCCTGAGATGGAACGTGGTCGATTCTTCCCAACCCGGCTGGGGTACAGCCGAACGCAACCTGGCAGGCGCTTTCCATGATGAATTCGCGGCTCTCGTGCAGTTGCTCGGAGGCGGTGATGCACCGGAGAACCTGACCGATCGTTTGCAGGACCTCGGCGTCAGCCACGTATGGATGAAGGGATTCAGCCCCGAACAGCTGGCAGCCGTTGGAAACGCCGCAGGTCTGACACGTTCTTCGGTGGACGGGGGAACCGTCATCTGGACGGTGGTGGAACTCCCCTCTCGCGTGCACATCATCGATGAGAATGGCAGCAGGGCCATCCTGGACGGGACTGTCACTGCTGCTGCCACCGAACGTCGCCTGGTGCTCGCCGAACCTCCCGACGATCGCTGGCGAGTTCGCATCGATGGGCAGGAACTCACCCCGCTTCCCGGGAGTGAGAAGGTGACCTTCGTCGTTCCTACTGGGCTCGAGGGAAAGGTGACCTGGGGCATGACGCCGACATGGTGGATGGTTGGCCTGCAGGTCGGTGTCGTCGTGCTGATCATCGGCCTGGCTGCTCCCACGATCGGGGGCTCCTCGGGAGCCCGGCGCGGACTGGAGGACTGA
- a CDS encoding metallopeptidase family protein gives MPRNRDRHDRGMHGPVALPDSHNHKTVPLHPLSRVEYFNQCVKQALATIAEADPHALDGTVVGVEDVPLLKTAWSGDRVPMSAALEPSKGRPAQIVIYERPLEHRASNRAALRALVHRTIVEQLSALTGRPVSDLLGHEPTDWDD, from the coding sequence ATGCCACGCAACCGCGACCGTCACGACCGGGGAATGCACGGACCTGTTGCCCTACCGGATTCTCACAATCACAAAACCGTGCCGCTGCACCCCTTGAGCCGAGTCGAATACTTCAACCAGTGTGTCAAGCAGGCGCTTGCCACCATCGCCGAGGCCGACCCACACGCCCTCGACGGCACGGTCGTGGGGGTCGAAGACGTTCCCCTGCTTAAAACCGCTTGGTCCGGTGACCGAGTCCCGATGTCGGCCGCACTAGAACCGTCGAAGGGTCGTCCCGCCCAGATCGTGATCTACGAACGACCACTTGAGCACCGCGCCAGCAACCGTGCGGCGCTACGCGCTTTGGTCCACCGCACGATCGTGGAGCAGTTGAGCGCTCTGACAGGACGTCCTGTCAGCGACCTACTGGGGCACGAACCGACTGACTGGGACGACTGA
- a CDS encoding TIGR03089 family protein has translation MFIEKLGARPGASPLFTHYDEASGSRVELSGTTFTNWVDKTVNMLDGLGVEAGEPVHLDLVNTSPGHWVTAVWVAAIWQRGCPVAARNDGEAVLTVVGPASDTRGPVTVMCSLHPLGLGLPDLPTDCTDYADVLAEPDVHWVEPVSPDAPAWLPDITRAELEYFPGSDQRLLFTDPPPGWETVRMLLVSPVLGGGSTVVVTGASPERISRITSEEKALLTRVEEAP, from the coding sequence ATGTTCATCGAGAAACTTGGCGCGCGCCCCGGGGCATCGCCGTTGTTCACCCACTACGACGAGGCTTCCGGCTCCCGAGTCGAGTTGTCCGGAACGACTTTCACGAACTGGGTGGACAAGACCGTCAACATGCTGGATGGCCTCGGTGTGGAGGCCGGGGAACCCGTTCATCTGGATCTGGTCAACACCAGCCCTGGGCACTGGGTGACTGCGGTGTGGGTTGCCGCGATCTGGCAACGCGGGTGCCCCGTGGCCGCACGAAACGACGGCGAAGCGGTGCTCACAGTGGTTGGCCCGGCGAGTGACACCAGAGGCCCCGTCACCGTGATGTGTTCGCTGCATCCCCTCGGGCTGGGCCTCCCGGATCTGCCCACGGACTGCACAGACTACGCAGACGTGTTGGCAGAACCGGACGTTCACTGGGTGGAGCCCGTTTCTCCGGACGCTCCTGCATGGCTGCCGGACATCACCCGTGCTGAACTGGAGTATTTCCCGGGATCGGATCAGCGGCTCCTGTTCACGGATCCGCCTCCGGGTTGGGAGACCGTGCGAATGCTACTGGTCTCCCCGGTGCTGGGGGGTGGCTCAACGGTCGTGGTGACTGGTGCCTCACCCGAGCGTATTTCCCGGATCACCAGCGAGGAGAAGGCCCTTCTCACCCGTGTCGAGGAAGCCCCTTGA
- a CDS encoding mannose-1-phosphate guanylyltransferase, producing MRYVVIMAGGSGTRLWPLSRQGTPKQLLELFDGRSLLRLAYERVAGLLPDDRILVCTSRTYVDVVARQLPELPRENLLGEPVGRDSLSAVAWSAAILEQRDPEAVVAMLSADHIITPVEGFRATLERAFSVAEARPRALVTMGVVPTEAHTGFGYLHRGGCVDEELDAWRVSEFKEKPELHVAERYLASGEYWWNAGMFVWRVRTLLEQLETLVPDTAEKVRRIAAHNELLDELFPTLLKTSIDYAVMQPVSHGKGSAEVLAVGLDVSWKDVGSYQNLAEQFLVDEHGNRVDGRSVSLDSSGCVIINTAGGRHVVATMGLRDMLVVHTREATLVAPLAETGRIRELVELVREGHGAEYA from the coding sequence ATGCGTTACGTGGTGATAATGGCGGGCGGCTCGGGTACGAGGCTGTGGCCCCTCTCGAGACAGGGAACGCCCAAGCAACTTCTGGAGCTTTTTGACGGTCGGAGCCTCCTCCGGCTTGCGTATGAACGGGTGGCAGGCCTGCTGCCTGATGATCGGATTCTCGTGTGCACATCCCGTACCTATGTGGATGTCGTTGCCCGACAGCTTCCCGAACTACCAAGGGAGAATCTGCTCGGGGAACCCGTTGGTCGTGATTCGCTGAGTGCCGTCGCATGGTCTGCTGCGATCCTCGAGCAACGTGACCCGGAAGCCGTCGTCGCTATGCTGAGTGCCGATCACATCATCACCCCCGTTGAAGGGTTTCGTGCCACTCTGGAGCGTGCCTTCAGCGTGGCGGAGGCCAGACCTCGGGCCTTGGTGACGATGGGAGTTGTCCCGACTGAGGCTCACACGGGATTTGGGTACCTGCACCGCGGCGGATGCGTCGATGAAGAACTGGATGCCTGGCGGGTCTCGGAGTTCAAGGAGAAACCGGAGCTTCACGTGGCCGAGCGTTATTTGGCCTCGGGGGAGTACTGGTGGAACGCCGGGATGTTCGTATGGCGTGTCAGGACTTTGCTGGAACAGCTGGAGACGCTGGTGCCGGACACTGCCGAAAAAGTGCGCAGGATCGCTGCGCACAATGAGCTCCTTGACGAGCTGTTCCCCACCCTTCTCAAAACCTCCATCGACTATGCGGTCATGCAGCCGGTCTCACACGGCAAGGGCAGCGCAGAGGTGCTAGCAGTTGGGCTGGATGTCTCCTGGAAGGACGTCGGTAGCTACCAGAATCTCGCCGAGCAGTTCCTGGTGGACGAGCACGGAAACCGGGTCGATGGGCGAAGTGTGAGCCTGGATTCTTCAGGGTGTGTGATCATCAACACCGCTGGTGGGAGGCATGTTGTGGCAACCATGGGGCTCCGGGACATGCTTGTCGTTCACACCAGAGAAGCCACTCTCGTTGCTCCTCTGGCGGAGACCGGGCGGATCCGTGAGCTGGTGGAGTTGGTGCGCGAAGGACACGGAGCTGAATACGCCTGA